A genomic segment from Janibacter sp. DB-40 encodes:
- a CDS encoding lysoplasmalogenase family protein translates to MSRPSLLRTRADLLAYVPVAVTTTAAAVAGRDRTHLVSKLALAPTLAAGVAATRSARTRGRTTTLLVALTGSLVGDWFMYRSGRTEGAASRQHMRLGASAFAVQQLGLIRALLRDGARPRPVPTAGSAGVMAVLATLDSDGGLPDPVLGGYGVLLGSMSALAMGEGGSPRARRGVALGGALFLLSDAAIIVGQQYATTPVRRAVADGVVLSTYTTALALLVHGLRDDPRQGVAT, encoded by the coding sequence GTGAGCCGACCGTCGCTCCTGCGCACCCGCGCCGACCTCCTCGCCTATGTGCCGGTCGCTGTGACGACGACCGCGGCGGCGGTGGCCGGACGCGACCGCACCCACCTGGTGAGCAAGCTGGCCCTCGCCCCGACGCTCGCGGCCGGTGTCGCCGCGACCCGATCGGCACGGACCCGGGGACGCACGACCACCCTGCTCGTCGCACTCACCGGGTCGCTCGTCGGCGACTGGTTCATGTACCGCTCCGGCCGGACCGAGGGGGCGGCGTCCCGGCAGCACATGCGGCTGGGCGCGAGCGCCTTCGCCGTGCAGCAGCTCGGCCTGATCCGCGCGCTGCTGCGTGACGGCGCCCGCCCGCGGCCGGTCCCCACCGCAGGCTCGGCCGGCGTCATGGCGGTCCTCGCGACGCTCGACTCCGACGGCGGCCTGCCCGACCCTGTCCTGGGAGGCTACGGCGTGCTCCTGGGCTCGATGTCGGCGCTGGCCATGGGCGAAGGGGGGTCCCCCCGGGCCCGTCGCGGGGTCGCCCTCGGGGGTGCCCTCTTCCTGCTCTCCGACGCGGCGATCATCGTCGGCCAGCAGTACGCGACCACACCCGTGCGGCGGGCCGTCGCCGACGGCGTCGTCCTCTCGACCTACACCACGGCACTCGCCCTGCTCGTGCACGGCCTGCGCGACGACCCCCGTCAGGGCGTCGCGACATAG
- a CDS encoding alpha/beta hydrolase, which translates to MDETAGRGPWWGGLVAWSRARGYSLPGSWTALVLAALSFTPSLIPRPAIFQAILAPISAAIGYGLGVLGARVWREFADRPPRRPRPGAWRAFGVVAVAGLLGSILLGLWWQRQVAALVGLDPQSIFAALLIPPVAAVVYVLLVGAGRLLASGTRRLSRRLAAHMGARAARATGVVLVVAMVLLTVNGVVSRVVIGAADSAFSVRDTTTAAGVTRPTSTDRSGGPGSVVEWEELGLEGRTFVARGPNAAGIAAVNGESAVNPIRAYSGLAGAEDEMTRAALAVRDLERAGGFERANLLVATTTGTGWVEPSAASSFEYLSDGDSAIVSMQYSYLPSPVSFLVDQERARDAGRALFDAVYEKWSALPADERPRLFVFGESLGSFGGETAFSGEYDLANRTSGALFVGPPNFNPLYRRFVDRRDARSPEVEPVYGRGSIVRFTTSPADAVRPVESPWGRSRVLYLQHASDPITWWSPDLILQRPDWLEEPRGRDVLGATRWIPFVTFWQLTADMALSMEPGPGHGHNFSGEHVDAWAVLMRPADWSPARAERLKRVVREGLREPYVATP; encoded by the coding sequence GTGGACGAGACGGCGGGCCGCGGCCCGTGGTGGGGCGGCCTGGTGGCGTGGTCGCGCGCGCGGGGGTACTCGCTGCCCGGCAGCTGGACGGCGCTGGTGCTGGCGGCCCTCTCCTTCACGCCGTCGTTGATCCCCCGCCCCGCGATCTTCCAGGCGATCCTTGCGCCCATCAGCGCCGCGATCGGGTACGGGCTCGGCGTCCTCGGTGCCCGCGTCTGGCGTGAGTTCGCGGACCGCCCCCCGCGCAGGCCGCGGCCCGGAGCATGGCGCGCCTTCGGCGTCGTGGCCGTGGCGGGACTGCTCGGGAGCATCCTGCTCGGCCTCTGGTGGCAGCGCCAGGTGGCCGCGCTGGTCGGGCTCGATCCGCAGTCGATCTTCGCCGCGCTGCTCATCCCGCCGGTCGCCGCCGTGGTCTACGTCCTGCTCGTCGGCGCCGGTCGGCTCCTCGCGTCGGGCACCCGACGGCTCTCCCGCCGCCTTGCCGCCCACATGGGGGCCCGCGCGGCCCGGGCGACGGGCGTCGTGCTCGTGGTGGCGATGGTGCTGCTCACGGTCAACGGCGTGGTCAGCCGGGTGGTCATCGGCGCGGCCGACTCCGCCTTCTCCGTACGGGACACCACGACCGCTGCCGGGGTGACCAGACCGACCAGCACCGATCGTTCCGGGGGGCCGGGGTCGGTGGTCGAGTGGGAGGAGCTCGGACTCGAGGGGCGCACCTTCGTCGCGCGTGGCCCGAACGCCGCAGGCATCGCAGCCGTCAACGGCGAGTCGGCGGTGAACCCGATCCGCGCCTACAGCGGGCTCGCCGGCGCCGAGGACGAGATGACCCGCGCGGCGCTGGCCGTGCGTGACCTCGAGCGGGCCGGCGGCTTCGAGCGGGCCAACCTCCTCGTCGCCACCACGACGGGCACCGGCTGGGTCGAGCCCAGTGCGGCGAGCTCGTTCGAGTACCTCAGCGACGGGGACTCGGCCATCGTGTCCATGCAGTACTCCTACCTGCCCTCGCCCGTCTCCTTCCTGGTCGACCAGGAGCGGGCGCGCGACGCAGGGCGCGCCCTGTTCGATGCGGTCTACGAGAAGTGGTCGGCGCTCCCCGCGGACGAGCGTCCGCGTCTCTTCGTCTTCGGTGAGAGCCTCGGGTCGTTCGGTGGGGAGACCGCGTTCAGTGGGGAGTACGACCTGGCCAACCGCACCAGCGGAGCGCTCTTCGTGGGGCCGCCGAACTTCAACCCGCTCTACCGCCGCTTCGTCGACCGGCGCGACGCCCGCTCCCCGGAAGTGGAGCCCGTGTACGGCCGGGGGAGCATCGTGCGCTTCACCACCTCACCCGCGGATGCGGTCCGGCCGGTCGAGAGCCCATGGGGCCGATCCCGGGTGCTGTACCTCCAGCACGCCTCGGACCCGATCACGTGGTGGAGTCCAGACCTGATCCTCCAGCGCCCCGACTGGCTCGAGGAGCCGCGCGGTCGGGACGTCCTCGGGGCGACCCGGTGGATCCCCTTCGTCACGTTCTGGCAGCTCACCGCCGACATGGCCCTGAGCATGGAGCCCGGGCCCGGGCACGGGCACAACTTCTCGGGGGAGCACGTGGACGCGTGGGCGGTCCTCATGCGGCCGGCGGACTGGAGCCCCGCCAGGGCCGAGCGCCTGAAGAGGGTCGTGCGGGAGGGCCTGCGAGAGCCCTATGTCGCGACGCCCTGA